CAGGTCGGCGCCGCCCTGCAGAGCCGCCTGCAGGGCGCGGTATTCCGGGAAATCGGGCGCGGCGCCTTCCAGCACAGCGGTCGGATCGGGGGCGGCCAAGAAGGCGGCCAGCAGGGCGGGCACCTGGCTGGGGCCGGGCGGGCGCTTGATCTCGGGGTCGACACGGGCGGGGGTCAGCACCCCGCCGGTCAGGTCGCGCAGCAGCCGGGCCGCCTGGCGCGCATGGGCCAGTTCGGCATCCAGCCCCTCGGCCGGGGCCGTGGCGGAGGGCAAGGGATAGCGGTCGGCGGGGATTCCATGATCCGGCATGCGCTGGACCGCCGCCCGCAAGGCCTCGCGCCGGGCGGTACCCTCGGCCCCCAGGAAGACCGGCTGCAGCCGGTTGCCGCCGTAGAAGGTCGCCAGATCGGGGTCCTCCGCCACTGCAAGGGCCAGGGCCATCTGCTCGGCCGAGAAATGCAGACGTGGCGCCGCGGCCACGCCGAGGGAACCGGCAGATTCCTGCGCATGGCCCGCCCCGGCCCCGACCGAAATCAGGCCCATCGTCAATGCCAGAACGCCTGCCAAGCCCCGTGCCGTCATCCCCGACCCTTCCATATCTGCCCCGATCTTCCCATAACCCGCCTAGACCTGCCATCGCGCAGCATGCTGATCACGCTTGCGAAACCCGTTCGTTGCCGCAAAGACACAGCCGGGTTCCTCATCTGCAACAACCCGCGCGCTCGGCAGAATCTTGCCGAAATGCGCATCTCACAACCGCCGGTAGGCAGAATCCGTTTCATGCCACACCATGTTTTGACATAATGTTAACCAGTCGGGGATAAACCACGACGAGCCGCGACATGTCGCCGGCTGAAAAAACGAAGCAGGACAGGCGATCTGACATGACAATGGACCTTATCTCCCGTCGCGGCATTCTTGGTGTCTTCGCGGCAACCACTGTTGCGGCAACTCCGGTGATGGCCAATGCCTTCGGTTTTCTGCGCGGCAACGCGGGCGACATGCGGCGGGTGCGGATGTACAACGGCCGGACCGGCGAGAGCATCGACACGGTCTACTGGGTCGACGGCAAGTACATCCGCGAGGCCCTGAACGAGATCAACATCTTCATGCGCGACTGGCGCACCGGCGAGGTGATCGGCATCGACCCGCGCACCATCGACGTGGCCGCCGCCTCGTCGCGCCTGATGCAGACGAACGAGCCCTACATGATGCTGTCGGGCTATCGCTCGCCCCGCACCAACGCCATGCTGCGCCGCCAGTCGGGCGGGGTCGCGCAGAACTCGCTGCACGTCACCGGCAAGGCCGCCGACCTGCGGCTGAAGTCGCGCTCGGTCGGCCAGATGTACCAGGCCGCCGTCGCCTGCCGCGCGGGCGGGGTCGGTCGCTACAGCCGGTCGAACTTCGTCCACATGGATTGCGGTCCCGTCCGCTCCTGGGGCAGCTGATCCCGGCGCCACGCCTCCCCCTGATCGATCCTCGCATGCGCCCTCTGCCCCGGCAGTCGGCGCATGCGACGTTTTGACGCATGATTTTTCGTTGCCTCCCGTTCAAGCCCTTGACATCGTTACCTTGCATTTCACACAGATCGGATCCGCATGAGCCCCTTCGAGACGCGGCGTTACAAGACCGCCAAACGGATTCAGGCGGCCGCGGTCGATCTGGCGGTGCGCGACGGGCTGGCCAACGTCACGACCGAGGCGATCTCGCGCCATGCCGGGATCAGCACGCGCACCTTCTTCAACTACTATCCCTACAAGGAGGCGGCGCTGATGGGCCCGCCGCCCGATTACCCGCCCGCCGCCTCGGATGCCTTCGTGGCGGGCACGGGCCGGCTGATCGACGATCTGGGCGCCCTGATCGAAAAGCATCTCAGCCGCTATCTGGGCGAGCGCGAGATGATCGGGCATCTGCTGGCCCTGTCGGACAAGGATCCCAAGCTGGAGGCGCTGCGCAACAGCGCCATGCTGGCGCGGCGGGCGCAGATGCGCGCGCTGCTGCATCGCCGCCTGCCCGGCACCGACGAACGCATGGTCGAGATCCTGGCCGCCGCCATCATCGCCGCGACCCATGCCGCGACCAAGGACTGGGTGTCGGGGCAGCGTCCCGACTTCATCGCCGCCGCGCATGAGAACCTGTCGCTGATCCTGGCCGCCGCCGAGATGCTGGACAAGCCGACCGGCGCCTAGGGCGTCAGCAGCTTGCGGTAGAGGTCGTCCAGGAACGCCGCCCCCTCGTCGATCGGATCACGCCCCGCCCCCAGGACGGCGCGGACCTGCGTCTCGAAATCGGCGTAATGCTGGGTCATCGACCAGATCGAGAAGATCAGGTGGCGCGGCTCGACCCGCGCCAGCCGCCCCTCGGCCATCCAGCGCTCCAGCACCGCGACGGTGCGGTCCACGATCTCGCGCAACCCGCCGCCGAGGATCCCGGTCAGATGCGGCGCGCCCTGCAGGATCTCATGCGCAAACAGCCGGCTTTCCCGAGGATAATCGCGCGACATCAGCATCTTGGCGCGGACATATGACAGAACCTCGACCAGCGGCTCGCCCTCGGGGTCGATCTGCTGCATGGGCGCCAGCCACATGTCCAGAAGGGTCGTCAGCAGCGCCTTGTGGATCTCGTCCTTCGAGCCGAAATAGTACAGCACGTTGGGCTTGGACAGGCCCGCGGCGCGCGCGATCTGGTCGATGGTCGCCCCGCGCAACCCATGGGTCGAGAAGGCCTGCAGCGCGCCCTGCAGGATCAGGTCGCGGTTCTTCTGCTGGATCCGGGACATCTGGGGTCCGCTGGCCTCTGTCATCACGTCCCCGCATCTGGCATGATCCGAATTTGGGCATATCGCCCCGAAATGCCAAGCCAGCGTTCAGGATGCTTGACTGCCTTCGGACCCGTGCTAGCTTGATCCTGACCGTTTGGTCAATATTCCATGAGGATAGCCCGATGCCGCTCGACCGCAAGCCCGCCCCGAACGACCTGCGCGCCTTCTGGATGCCCTTCACCGCGAACCGCCAGTTCAAGTCGGCGCCGCGCATGCTGGTCGCGTCCCGGGACATGCACTACACCACTGCCGACAACCGCCAGGTGCTGGACGGCACGGCGGGCCTGTGGTGCTGCAACGCGGGCCATTGCCGCCCCCGGATCACCGAATCCGTGCAGGCGCAGGTCGGTGAACTGGACTATGCCCCCGCCTTCCAGATGGGCCACCCGCTGGCCTTCGAGCTGGCGAACCGGCTGGTCGACATCGCGCCCGACGGCATGGAGCACGTTTTCTACACCAATTCCGGGTCCGAGGCGGTGGACACGGCGCTTAAGATCGCGCTGGCCTATCACCGGGCGCGGGGCGACGCGGCGCGGACCCGCCTGATCGGGCGGGAACGCGGCTATCACGGGGTGGGCTTCGGCGGCATCTCGGTCGGCGGGATCGTGAACAACCGCCGCCATTTCGGCACGCTGCTGGCGGGGGTCGACCACATGCCCCACACCCATCTGCCCGAGAACGTCTTCACCAAGGGCCAGCCCGAGCATGGCCTGCATCTGGCCGACGAGCTGGAGCGCATCGTGGCCCTGCACGGCGCCGAGACCATCGCCGCCGTGATCGTCGAGCCGATGGCCGGGTCGACCGGCGTGCTGATGCCGCCCAAGGGCTATCTGCAGCGCCTGCGCGACATCACCCGCAAGCATGGCATCCTGCTGATCTTCGACGAGGTCATCACCGGCTTCGGGCGGCTTGGCAGCCCCTTCGCGGCCCAGCATTTCGGGGTCGTCCCCGACATGATCTGCTGCGCCAAGGGCCTGACCAACGGGGTGATCCCGATGGGTGCGGTGCTGGCCAGCGCCCAGATCCACGACGCCTTCATGCAGGGCCCCGAGCACATCATCGAGCTGTTCCACGGCTATACCTATTCCGGCAACCCGATCAGCTGCGCTGCCGCCATCGCCACGCTGGACACCTATGCCGAGGAAGGGCTGCTGACCCGCGCCGCCTCGCTGGAGACCTATTGGCAGGAGGCGATCCACGGGCTGCGCGATCATCCCCATGTGATCGACATCCGCAACATGGGCCTGATCGGCGCGGTCGAGCTGGCCCCCATCGAGGGTCATCCCGGCAAGCGCGGCTTCGACACCTTCGTGAAGGCCTTCGAGGCGGGCATCCTGATCCGCGTGACCGGCGACATCATCGCCATGTCGCCACCCCTGATCATCGGCGAGGCGCAGATCGACGAGCTGATCGGCACGCTTGGCGACGTATTGAAGACCGCCGCCTGAGGGCGGCGGACCCATCAAGCCGACCCCCGCGACAGACGGGGGCGGTCCGACAGGAAGGACACAAGACATGAGCGACACGAGCGCCGTGACCCCGGCTGCGAACATGACGGTCGATGGCGACCGGCTGTGGGACAGCCTGATGCAGATGGCCGCGATCGGGCCGGGCATCGCGGGCGGCAACAAACGCCAGACCCTGACCGATGCCGATGCCGAGGGCCGCACCCTGTTCCAGCGCTGGTGCGAGGAGGCGGGCATGACCATGGGGCTGGACCGCATGGGCAGCATGTTCCTGCGCCACGAGGGGACCGAGCCGGACCTAGACCCCGTCTATATCGGCAGCCATCTGGACACCCAGCCCACCGGCGGCAAGTATGACGGCGTGCTGGGCGTGCTGGCCGGGCTGGAGGTCATCCGCTCGATCCGCGACATGGGGCTGCAGACCCGCCGCCCCATCGTGGTGACCAACTGGACCAACGAGGAGGGCGCGCGCTTCGCGCCCGCCATGCTGGCCTCGGGCGTCTTCGCGGGCGTGCTGACCGAGGACTATGCCAACAGCCGGACGGATGCCGAGGGCAAGCGTTTCGGCGAGGAACTGGACCGCATCGGCTGGCGCGGCACCGAGACGCCGGGCGACCGCCGGATCCATGCCATGTTCGAGCTGCATATCGAGCAGGGCCCGATCCTGGAGGCCGCGAACATCCCCATCGGCATCGTGACCCATGGCCAGGGGCTGTGGTGGCTGCAGGTGACGCTGACCGGCAAGGACGCCCATACCGGCAGCACGCCCATGGCGATGCGGGTCGATGCGGGCCGGGGCATGGCGCGGATCATCGAGGCGGTGCACCGGATCGCCATGGACCACCAGCCCGACGCGGTGGGCGCGGTGGGTCAGGCGAACCTCTTTCCCAACAGCCGCAACGTGATCCCCGGTCGCGCGGTCTTCTGCATCGACTTCCGCTCTCCGGATCTGGCGAAGCTGACCTCGATGCGCGAGAGGCTGGAGGTCGAGGCGGCCCAGATCGCCGAGGAACTGGGCCTGGGCATCGAGATCGA
Above is a window of Paracoccus liaowanqingii DNA encoding:
- a CDS encoding YcbK family protein, which translates into the protein MTMDLISRRGILGVFAATTVAATPVMANAFGFLRGNAGDMRRVRMYNGRTGESIDTVYWVDGKYIREALNEINIFMRDWRTGEVIGIDPRTIDVAAASSRLMQTNEPYMMLSGYRSPRTNAMLRRQSGGVAQNSLHVTGKAADLRLKSRSVGQMYQAAVACRAGGVGRYSRSNFVHMDCGPVRSWGS
- a CDS encoding TetR/AcrR family transcriptional regulator, whose translation is MSPFETRRYKTAKRIQAAAVDLAVRDGLANVTTEAISRHAGISTRTFFNYYPYKEAALMGPPPDYPPAASDAFVAGTGRLIDDLGALIEKHLSRYLGEREMIGHLLALSDKDPKLEALRNSAMLARRAQMRALLHRRLPGTDERMVEILAAAIIAATHAATKDWVSGQRPDFIAAAHENLSLILAAAEMLDKPTGA
- a CDS encoding TetR family transcriptional regulator C-terminal domain-containing protein produces the protein MSRIQQKNRDLILQGALQAFSTHGLRGATIDQIARAAGLSKPNVLYYFGSKDEIHKALLTTLLDMWLAPMQQIDPEGEPLVEVLSYVRAKMLMSRDYPRESRLFAHEILQGAPHLTGILGGGLREIVDRTVAVLERWMAEGRLARVEPRHLIFSIWSMTQHYADFETQVRAVLGAGRDPIDEGAAFLDDLYRKLLTP
- a CDS encoding aspartate aminotransferase family protein, with amino-acid sequence MPLDRKPAPNDLRAFWMPFTANRQFKSAPRMLVASRDMHYTTADNRQVLDGTAGLWCCNAGHCRPRITESVQAQVGELDYAPAFQMGHPLAFELANRLVDIAPDGMEHVFYTNSGSEAVDTALKIALAYHRARGDAARTRLIGRERGYHGVGFGGISVGGIVNNRRHFGTLLAGVDHMPHTHLPENVFTKGQPEHGLHLADELERIVALHGAETIAAVIVEPMAGSTGVLMPPKGYLQRLRDITRKHGILLIFDEVITGFGRLGSPFAAQHFGVVPDMICCAKGLTNGVIPMGAVLASAQIHDAFMQGPEHIIELFHGYTYSGNPISCAAAIATLDTYAEEGLLTRAASLETYWQEAIHGLRDHPHVIDIRNMGLIGAVELAPIEGHPGKRGFDTFVKAFEAGILIRVTGDIIAMSPPLIIGEAQIDELIGTLGDVLKTAA
- a CDS encoding Zn-dependent hydrolase, whose amino-acid sequence is MSDTSAVTPAANMTVDGDRLWDSLMQMAAIGPGIAGGNKRQTLTDADAEGRTLFQRWCEEAGMTMGLDRMGSMFLRHEGTEPDLDPVYIGSHLDTQPTGGKYDGVLGVLAGLEVIRSIRDMGLQTRRPIVVTNWTNEEGARFAPAMLASGVFAGVLTEDYANSRTDAEGKRFGEELDRIGWRGTETPGDRRIHAMFELHIEQGPILEAANIPIGIVTHGQGLWWLQVTLTGKDAHTGSTPMAMRVDAGRGMARIIEAVHRIAMDHQPDAVGAVGQANLFPNSRNVIPGRAVFCIDFRSPDLAKLTSMRERLEVEAAQIAEELGLGIEIEPVGHFDPVTFDPGLADSLRAAADRLGHAHMDIVSGAGHDACWIAQVAPTVMIMCPCKGGLSHNEAEEITPDWARAGTEVLLHAVLDAAEIVR